Proteins from a genomic interval of Undibacterium parvum:
- a CDS encoding OmpA family protein: protein MTTFQQKIHYVLASIGLCITVNLTFAATPAKPASAPAAFNIESVPMSSIALPPFPYLSYPAGMTEVDDKTPALFSNPNSTGYSSSDEKFDQAYVIAGANLRQVEGRITFRTVLNEKAGLSALGLLRNYTKVIKAMGGVKVNTILPTEKWLEEKNLIDNENTLKRAHLPRRGWEEHDVYLIRTTQGNVWITLSQNGGFTEFLVIKEQEMEQTVAMLTADNMANALKQDGHVPLYLSFDTNRDVIRQESLAAVDEIVKLLRAQPTLRLQIEGHTDNIGDKNHNQNLSLARAQSVMRALTGQKIDSSRLSAVGLGASKPISDNSSEEGRAKNRRVELVRS, encoded by the coding sequence ATGACCACTTTTCAGCAAAAAATCCACTATGTTCTTGCGAGCATCGGTCTTTGCATTACGGTAAATCTAACTTTCGCCGCCACTCCAGCAAAACCTGCCTCAGCACCAGCAGCATTTAATATCGAATCTGTGCCGATGAGCAGCATTGCACTGCCGCCCTTTCCCTATTTATCCTACCCTGCAGGTATGACAGAAGTGGATGACAAAACGCCGGCACTTTTTTCTAACCCGAACAGCACAGGCTATTCCTCTTCAGATGAGAAATTTGACCAAGCTTACGTAATCGCTGGCGCCAATCTAAGACAAGTGGAAGGACGCATTACCTTCCGTACCGTACTCAATGAAAAGGCTGGCCTATCGGCCCTTGGCCTTTTGCGCAACTACACGAAGGTGATTAAAGCGATGGGCGGCGTTAAGGTCAACACGATCTTGCCAACTGAAAAATGGCTGGAAGAAAAGAATTTAATAGATAACGAGAACACGTTAAAGCGAGCACATCTTCCTAGACGCGGGTGGGAAGAACATGATGTTTACTTGATACGCACTACGCAAGGCAATGTCTGGATCACGCTCTCACAAAACGGCGGGTTCACCGAGTTTCTAGTCATCAAAGAACAAGAGATGGAACAGACCGTCGCAATGCTCACGGCGGACAATATGGCCAATGCCTTGAAACAGGATGGGCATGTGCCTTTGTATTTGTCTTTCGATACTAATCGCGATGTCATCCGCCAAGAAAGTCTCGCCGCCGTAGATGAAATAGTTAAACTTTTGCGCGCACAACCTACGCTACGTTTGCAGATTGAAGGGCACACAGACAATATTGGAGACAAGAACCACAATCAAAATTTGTCGTTAGCGCGAGCACAGTCTGTGATGCGCGCTTTGACTGGCCAGAAAATAGACTCATCACGCCTGAGCGCGGTTGGCTTAGGCGCAAGCAAACCCATAAGTGACAATTCCTCTGAAGAAGGCCGCGCTAAAAACCGTCGCGTTGAATTGGTTAGGAGTTAG
- a CDS encoding TadE family protein: protein MKNSTMKYRSRQHGQAMVEMVVIGGVMISIFLGIWYLGKFHDIQYSAIQAARYTAWERTAHSAAFTDATLQAQTRCPSAHIPCGLQAYVLGKAHGICAVAASIFEILLVQYALCKARDLNRGQSIEIVGLFFSHSFKLKNENFRAIKVRCSR, encoded by the coding sequence ATGAAAAACTCAACGATGAAATATCGATCTCGACAACATGGGCAAGCGATGGTGGAAATGGTCGTGATTGGCGGTGTAATGATTTCGATTTTCCTAGGTATTTGGTATTTGGGAAAATTTCATGACATTCAATACAGCGCGATACAAGCGGCGCGTTACACCGCTTGGGAGCGTACTGCGCATTCTGCGGCATTCACTGACGCTACATTACAAGCGCAGACACGTTGCCCCAGCGCGCATATCCCATGCGGGCTGCAGGCCTATGTGCTCGGAAAGGCGCATGGAATATGCGCTGTGGCAGCTAGCATATTTGAAATCTTATTGGTGCAATACGCCCTATGCAAAGCTCGCGATTTAAACCGTGGCCAGAGTATAGAAATAGTTGGACTTTTTTTTTCCCACTCGTTTAAGCTAAAAAATGAGAATTTTCGAGCAATCAAAGTAAGGTGTAGCCGATGA
- a CDS encoding AAA family ATPase yields MTNKGTLVFFCGKMGAGKSTKSQQIANEMAAILISEDAWLAALYPEEIKSIDDYLTYSLRLKPLLKKHVQTLLQSGVSVVMDFPANTVKQRAWFREIFSEQSLTHKLIYLDLSDSQCLSQIAQRRAQQPARAAFDTEAVFHTISSYFQAPTENEGFNLEVLGRADIQLDR; encoded by the coding sequence ATGACAAATAAGGGAACGCTGGTTTTTTTCTGTGGAAAAATGGGGGCAGGAAAGTCCACAAAATCGCAGCAAATTGCCAATGAAATGGCGGCTATACTGATCTCTGAAGATGCGTGGTTGGCAGCACTTTATCCGGAAGAGATCAAGAGCATAGACGACTATCTGACTTACTCATTGCGTCTCAAGCCGCTCTTAAAAAAACATGTACAGACTCTGCTGCAGTCCGGGGTCTCGGTGGTGATGGATTTCCCGGCGAATACAGTCAAGCAAAGAGCCTGGTTTAGAGAAATATTTTCAGAGCAGTCACTAACGCATAAACTGATTTACCTAGACCTGAGCGACAGCCAATGCTTAAGTCAAATTGCACAAAGGCGAGCACAGCAACCAGCGCGCGCTGCCTTTGACACAGAGGCAGTGTTTCACACGATTAGCAGTTATTTTCAAGCACCTACAGAGAACGAGGGATTCAATCTGGAAGTGTTGGGCCGTGCGGATATACAGCTTGATCGGTAG
- a CDS encoding VOC family protein yields the protein MSKLSSVRSVLAVKNLPNSISYYSKILDFAIDFESEDWCFLSRDGVKLMLGHCPDAIPASEINDHSYIAYIEVQEIDELHRELQARGLKLLATPESKPWGMREFMLTTPDGHRIMFAQDLQISDDIA from the coding sequence ATGTCAAAATTAAGCAGCGTGCGCAGCGTGTTGGCAGTAAAAAACTTACCTAACTCGATCAGCTATTATTCTAAAATTCTGGACTTCGCAATCGACTTCGAATCAGAAGATTGGTGCTTCTTGTCTAGGGATGGTGTCAAATTAATGCTGGGTCACTGTCCCGATGCTATTCCCGCGAGCGAGATCAATGATCACTCATACATCGCCTACATCGAGGTTCAAGAGATTGATGAACTTCACAGAGAGCTTCAAGCGCGCGGCTTAAAGCTCCTAGCAACTCCTGAGAGCAAGCCTTGGGGAATGCGCGAATTCATGCTAACGACACCAGACGGTCATAGGATCATGTTTGCGCAAGATCTTCAGATCTCAGACGATATCGCCTAG
- a CDS encoding GNAT family N-acetyltransferase — protein sequence MFSIALRQLYPSDLTAFLKIHCDPKTTQFNPAGPYTPLRATELLQTWCAHWQQHGFGYWTVTDAEQPEQVIGFGGIMRKKVGHLDGLNIYFRLAPTAWGKGYASQIALAALDLAFTELKASEVLGLVHKDNLASRRTLERAGFVQFTTLNDAADNEPSLIYRALPGSAAEPKA from the coding sequence ATGTTTTCCATCGCACTACGACAGTTATATCCGTCTGATCTTACGGCTTTCCTTAAGATTCACTGTGACCCAAAAACGACCCAATTCAATCCAGCCGGTCCGTACACACCTTTGCGGGCTACTGAATTGCTGCAGACCTGGTGTGCTCATTGGCAGCAACATGGCTTTGGGTATTGGACGGTAACAGATGCCGAGCAGCCAGAACAAGTCATAGGCTTTGGAGGCATCATGCGCAAAAAAGTCGGTCATCTCGATGGGCTCAACATCTACTTCCGGCTTGCGCCAACAGCGTGGGGCAAGGGCTATGCCAGCCAAATCGCCCTAGCAGCACTCGATCTCGCCTTCACCGAACTCAAAGCGAGCGAGGTTTTGGGTTTGGTTCACAAAGACAATCTTGCGTCCCGACGCACTTTAGAGCGCGCCGGCTTCGTGCAGTTCACAACGCTCAATGATGCCGCTGACAATGAACCTAGCCTGATCTATCGTGCGCTGCCAGGCTCAGCAGCTGAGCCTAAGGCCTAG
- a CDS encoding LytR/AlgR family response regulator transcription factor has product MTTARPTALIADDEPLLRSSLTRMLAEAWPELEIVAQARNGREAVEQTQALQPTVCFLDVHMPGLSGVEAARQIGRAAHVVFVTAYSEYAVEAFAQGALDYLVKPVDPARLADTVARVRERLVAAQPAPDIDVLLDKLEARLQKKAAPEPLRWIKALVGQALRMIPVEEIDYLRSDEKYTLIAWRGDDGKAAEALIRTSLKDLLDQLDGAHFIQVHRSVVVNINMVSHVTRGENETATIHMKGRSEKLPVSRSYLHHFKQM; this is encoded by the coding sequence ATGACGACAGCCCGTCCCACCGCATTAATCGCCGACGACGAACCTTTATTGCGCAGCTCTTTGACGCGCATGCTGGCCGAAGCTTGGCCAGAATTAGAGATCGTGGCGCAGGCGCGCAATGGGCGCGAAGCGGTAGAGCAAACCCAAGCATTACAGCCTACCGTGTGTTTTCTCGATGTACATATGCCTGGGCTTTCAGGTGTGGAAGCTGCGCGGCAAATCGGTCGCGCCGCGCATGTGGTGTTCGTCACGGCCTATAGCGAATATGCGGTGGAGGCGTTTGCGCAAGGTGCACTTGATTACCTGGTGAAACCGGTAGATCCGGCGCGACTGGCCGACACCGTCGCACGGGTACGCGAACGGCTAGTCGCTGCGCAGCCAGCGCCGGACATCGATGTATTACTCGATAAACTAGAAGCGCGTTTGCAAAAGAAAGCCGCGCCGGAACCCTTGCGCTGGATTAAGGCCTTGGTCGGCCAGGCATTGCGCATGATACCGGTTGAAGAAATTGATTATTTGCGCTCGGATGAGAAGTACACGCTGATCGCCTGGCGTGGCGATGACGGCAAAGCGGCCGAGGCCTTGATACGCACTTCGCTCAAAGACTTGCTAGATCAACTGGATGGCGCCCACTTTATTCAAGTACATCGCTCGGTGGTTGTGAACATCAATATGGTCAGCCATGTTACGCGCGGCGAAAACGAGACCGCCACCATACACATGAAAGGGCGCAGCGAGAAACTACCGGTCAGCCGTAGTTATTTGCATCACTTCAAGCAGATGTAA
- a CDS encoding sensor histidine kinase yields the protein MKFTWPTWWITIWARLFLIGFLQLTAFGLLERWPRRLPRWVARWVLQVAAVAIVVPFAAALAYSLTTLGDPSPWYQSKEKLAGCGSMIGAGLLFSPWIAMSALYRHISGQAQRQALSFELERSEFARDALDSRLRLLQAQVEPHFLFNTLANVRELVDAGSAQASQVLNSLIAYLRAAVPSLNDTSSTLGQELDLVRAYLEIMHMRMPDRLQFKIQVEDAALRIKCPPMTLLTLVENAVRHGIDPSEVGGQIDVSVRLQQGRCLALVSDTGVGLGQDHQGKQASQGLGTGLANLRERLQLIFAGDAQLSLTALSPHGFSAELNFPAEAS from the coding sequence ATGAAATTTACCTGGCCGACCTGGTGGATCACCATCTGGGCCCGTTTGTTCTTGATCGGCTTCCTACAATTAACGGCCTTTGGGTTGTTGGAGCGCTGGCCGCGGCGCTTGCCACGTTGGGTGGCGCGCTGGGTGCTACAAGTTGCGGCGGTGGCGATTGTGGTGCCGTTCGCGGCGGCGCTGGCCTATTCCCTGACCACTCTAGGTGACCCTAGCCCCTGGTACCAAAGCAAGGAGAAATTAGCGGGATGCGGTTCTATGATCGGTGCCGGCCTCTTGTTTTCACCGTGGATCGCCATGTCGGCGCTGTATCGCCATATTAGTGGGCAAGCGCAAAGGCAGGCGCTGTCGTTTGAGCTGGAACGCAGCGAATTCGCCCGTGATGCCCTAGATTCGCGGCTGCGCTTATTGCAGGCACAAGTCGAACCGCATTTTCTGTTCAATACCCTAGCCAATGTGCGTGAGCTGGTCGATGCTGGATCTGCGCAAGCCTCACAAGTACTCAATAGCCTGATCGCCTACCTGCGCGCTGCCGTGCCTAGTCTGAACGATACTTCCAGCACACTAGGGCAAGAACTCGATTTGGTGCGCGCCTATCTCGAAATTATGCATATGCGTATGCCTGACCGATTACAATTTAAGATACAAGTTGAGGACGCGGCCTTGCGTATCAAGTGTCCGCCCATGACTTTGCTGACTCTGGTAGAAAACGCGGTGCGCCACGGTATCGACCCGAGCGAGGTGGGCGGGCAGATCGATGTGAGTGTGCGACTACAGCAGGGGCGCTGTCTGGCCTTGGTCAGCGATACCGGGGTCGGTCTGGGGCAAGACCATCAGGGCAAGCAGGCTAGCCAGGGGCTAGGCACCGGGCTGGCTAATCTGCGCGAGCGTCTACAATTGATATTTGCTGGCGATGCCCAGCTCAGCCTGACAGCACTCAGCCCGCATGGCTTTAGTGCCGAACTTAATTTCCCAGCTGAAGCTAGCTGA
- a CDS encoding ABC transporter permease, whose product MNAIITIFRKEITDAMRDRRTLMMVLLSALVFVPLLLVIFSEIMSQIEAQEDKRTVMALNLKQAARLENYILRQGYQIEIAPADYEEKLRKKDLSQPVLLVSENFDQELAQAKKVKLEIVYDTSNKQAEFALRPLKRLLDGYTQESAMLGLTMRGVSSEVFQLIEVKEKYIGRAEERRVTVTSMLPFALIMAIVVGGMFSAIDTTAGERERGSLEPLMMNPVTGWQLALGKWGAVASISMLVALLTVLSFFPSQWLIRNDALKAEFQFGLSDALGFLLILLPLAASISALQVALSLTCKSFKEAQVRNQILSMLISMAPMMLMFNTGREPAWFVWAPSIAQSLMMNHVLKGEPLEVSAVAIALLVCTSICIASLSFVAHKMRRVVML is encoded by the coding sequence ATGAACGCGATTATCACGATCTTCCGTAAAGAAATTACCGACGCTATGCGTGATAGGCGCACCTTGATGATGGTGTTGTTGAGCGCACTGGTGTTCGTGCCTCTATTACTAGTCATATTTTCTGAAATCATGTCGCAGATAGAGGCGCAGGAAGACAAGCGCACAGTGATGGCGCTTAACCTGAAACAGGCAGCGCGACTAGAAAACTACATCCTGAGGCAAGGCTATCAAATTGAAATTGCGCCTGCCGACTACGAAGAAAAATTGCGTAAAAAAGATCTTAGTCAGCCAGTCTTGCTGGTGTCTGAAAATTTTGATCAGGAGTTGGCGCAGGCGAAAAAAGTAAAACTAGAAATCGTCTACGACACCTCGAACAAGCAAGCCGAGTTTGCATTGCGCCCGCTCAAGCGCCTGCTGGACGGCTACACCCAAGAGAGCGCCATGCTCGGTCTCACCATGCGCGGCGTCTCTAGTGAAGTGTTTCAGTTGATCGAAGTCAAAGAAAAATATATAGGCCGTGCCGAAGAGCGACGCGTCACCGTCACCAGCATGCTGCCATTTGCGCTGATCATGGCGATCGTGGTGGGCGGCATGTTCTCCGCCATCGACACCACTGCTGGCGAGCGTGAGCGTGGCTCGCTAGAACCTTTGATGATGAACCCGGTGACCGGTTGGCAGCTCGCCCTAGGCAAGTGGGGCGCGGTGGCCAGTATCAGCATGCTGGTCGCCTTGCTGACTGTGCTCAGTTTTTTCCCCTCGCAGTGGCTGATACGCAATGATGCGCTAAAGGCGGAATTCCAATTCGGCCTCAGTGATGCGCTCGGTTTCTTGCTGATCTTGTTGCCGCTGGCGGCCAGCATTTCGGCACTGCAAGTGGCGCTCTCGCTCACTTGCAAGAGCTTCAAAGAAGCACAGGTGCGCAATCAAATCTTGAGCATGCTGATCTCAATGGCACCGATGATGCTGATGTTTAATACCGGCCGCGAACCGGCATGGTTTGTATGGGCACCGTCGATCGCGCAATCTTTGATGATGAACCATGTGCTCAAGGGCGAGCCGCTAGAAGTGAGCGCGGTCGCGATTGCTCTACTAGTGTGCACCAGCATATGCATCGCCAGCCTCAGTTTTGTCGCGCATAAAATGCGCAGGGTGGTGATGCTGTAA
- a CDS encoding ABC transporter ATP-binding protein, with the protein MIVAENLHKEFVKTTKAYYGLGKAKHEVVKAVEGIHFSAGDGAILGLLGANGAGKTTSLRMVASLLQPDQGRISIDGVEVVAGQHSTQSQMGVLSDARGLYPRLSARENIHYYGALHGMQPALIQQRIEQLAENLEMKSLLDRRTEGFSQGERMKVALARALIHDPKNIILDEPTNGLDVVATRGLREFLRWLCTPAGGGKCIIFSTHIMQEVERLCDAVVIVARGQTVASGTVDELMQQAGETDFEDAFVKLAFLDAPKANTNRTAR; encoded by the coding sequence ATGATAGTCGCCGAAAATTTGCATAAAGAATTTGTGAAAACGACTAAGGCCTACTACGGTCTTGGCAAGGCCAAACATGAGGTAGTTAAAGCGGTAGAGGGTATCCATTTTAGTGCTGGCGACGGTGCCATACTTGGTCTGCTCGGTGCCAATGGTGCCGGCAAGACTACCAGTTTGCGCATGGTGGCTTCTTTGCTGCAGCCCGATCAAGGGCGCATTAGTATTGATGGGGTAGAGGTGGTTGCCGGGCAGCATAGCACGCAGTCGCAGATGGGGGTGCTGTCGGATGCGCGCGGTTTGTATCCACGCTTGAGCGCGCGTGAAAACATCCATTACTACGGTGCTCTGCATGGCATGCAGCCCGCCTTGATACAGCAGCGCATTGAGCAGTTGGCAGAAAATTTGGAAATGAAGAGCCTGCTCGACAGACGTACCGAAGGCTTTAGCCAGGGCGAGCGCATGAAGGTGGCGCTGGCCCGAGCCCTGATACACGACCCGAAAAATATTATTCTCGATGAGCCTACCAATGGCCTCGATGTGGTCGCCACCCGTGGCCTGCGCGAATTTCTACGCTGGTTGTGTACCCCAGCTGGCGGCGGCAAATGCATCATTTTCTCTACCCATATCATGCAAGAGGTAGAGCGTCTGTGCGATGCGGTGGTGATTGTGGCGCGCGGCCAGACCGTCGCCAGCGGCACAGTGGACGAATTGATGCAACAAGCTGGTGAAACTGATTTCGAAGATGCCTTCGTCAAATTGGCCTTTCTCGATGCGCCTAAGGCTAACACTAACAGGACAGCAAGATGA
- a CDS encoding alpha/beta hydrolase: MLNPIFYQGMSQLRFRLILLCLLPLLLVNVAEAATKACRHPDFPQEVQCGEILRPLNPAQPEGKKISIHYVVLPSQDRNKLPDAVFLLAGGPGQSAINVAGFGQAVLSRLNRRRDLVFVDQRGTGRSAPLHCPELEDASEVMDNQTMHKLAEHCMKNLQALPYGDLQYFSTSIAVQDLEAVRLAQAYGPINLVGASYGTRAGLEYLRQYPKAVRRLVLDGVTPPDMRLPSLDAQTALEGVFAACLKDTLCNQNYPDLAVRWKKLLHKLTPELASTPVSKISYTHPRLGNQITAPFTREALLGLVHKTLYSAASTAGLPYALTQAELGNINPLITLSNAFNLAGPGGIAYGMHFSVWCGEAYARPLAVAAKASVPADDFAVLSTGMYDKVCEKWPRATIPAEFFSVPTSKSPVLLLSGGIDPVTPSRHGAAVSTALGPQARHLAVENAGHGLLMHGCLRDVVYRYLNAKDDAEAVKVDANCLRQIPRPLAWQAPLTTSPEPNKSAAQNSAQPEVKPGVKP; this comes from the coding sequence TTGCTAAATCCAATTTTTTATCAAGGCATGTCACAACTCAGGTTTCGACTTATCTTGTTATGTCTGTTGCCGTTGCTGTTAGTTAATGTTGCAGAGGCCGCCACCAAGGCTTGTCGTCATCCTGACTTTCCTCAGGAAGTGCAATGTGGTGAGATCTTGCGGCCACTCAATCCAGCCCAGCCCGAGGGTAAAAAAATCAGCATTCATTATGTGGTGCTGCCCTCACAAGATAGAAATAAATTGCCTGATGCGGTGTTTCTGTTGGCCGGTGGTCCCGGTCAGAGTGCCATCAATGTGGCGGGCTTTGGGCAGGCGGTATTAAGCCGTCTGAACCGCAGGCGCGATCTGGTGTTTGTCGATCAACGTGGCACTGGCCGTAGTGCTCCTCTGCATTGTCCTGAACTGGAAGATGCTAGCGAGGTGATGGACAACCAGACCATGCATAAGCTGGCAGAGCATTGCATGAAAAATCTGCAGGCCTTGCCGTATGGTGATTTGCAGTATTTCAGCACCAGTATTGCGGTACAAGATCTGGAGGCGGTTCGTCTGGCGCAAGCCTATGGCCCTATCAACTTGGTGGGGGCCTCGTATGGAACCCGTGCCGGTTTGGAATATCTGCGCCAGTATCCTAAGGCTGTGCGACGTCTGGTGCTCGATGGGGTGACTCCGCCCGATATGCGCCTGCCATCGCTTGATGCCCAAACTGCACTAGAGGGCGTATTCGCAGCCTGCCTGAAGGATACGCTGTGTAATCAAAATTACCCCGATCTGGCGGTGCGCTGGAAAAAATTATTGCATAAGCTGACACCTGAGCTTGCCAGCACACCAGTGAGTAAAATCAGTTACACCCATCCACGTTTGGGCAACCAGATTACGGCCCCGTTCACGCGCGAGGCCTTACTTGGTTTAGTTCATAAAACGCTGTATTCGGCCGCTAGTACTGCAGGCTTACCGTATGCGTTAACGCAGGCTGAGCTAGGCAATATAAATCCCCTGATTACGCTCAGCAATGCCTTTAATCTGGCCGGACCGGGTGGTATCGCCTATGGCATGCACTTCTCGGTATGGTGTGGCGAAGCCTATGCGCGTCCGCTGGCAGTGGCTGCCAAGGCTAGTGTCCCCGCCGACGATTTTGCGGTACTCAGTACCGGGATGTATGACAAAGTTTGTGAGAAGTGGCCGCGTGCCACTATTCCCGCCGAATTTTTCAGCGTGCCCACCAGTAAGTCACCGGTCTTGCTCCTCAGTGGCGGTATCGATCCGGTCACACCTAGCCGACATGGCGCGGCAGTCAGCACGGCCTTAGGTCCGCAAGCACGCCATCTGGCGGTTGAAAATGCCGGCCATGGTTTGCTGATGCATGGTTGCCTAAGAGACGTGGTGTACCGCTATCTGAACGCCAAAGACGACGCCGAGGCGGTCAAAGTCGACGCCAACTGCCTAAGGCAAATCCCAAGACCCTTGGCGTGGCAAGCACCGCTCACGACTAGCCCTGAGCCGAATAAAAGCGCTGCACAAAACAGCGCGCAGCCAGAAGTTAAGCCAGGAGTTAAGCCATGA
- the mutY gene encoding A/G-specific adenine glycosylase: MTSSRTPSQSTDAISESQPRYRDPEFSAALIAWQKQHGRHALPWQQSDDAYRVWLSEIMLQQTQVTAVLPYYQRFLQSFPSVFALAEASSEQVMEHWSGLGYYTRARNLHQCAKLVVAQYQGQFPSDPVLLQELPGIGRSTAAAISAFSYGTIAAILDGNVKRVLARVFAVDGYPGSKPIEDALWLRAQALLPQQDIQAYTQGLMDLGATLCTRNSPSCERCPMQTRCLAYAQGRTAELPVRKPKKLQKHKQALMLVLIHEGQVLLEQRPDSGIWGGLLSLPEIGGMRDFQATEVLAMSEQLPAARQLFGQFGELTEMLALPDFSHVFTHFKLHVTPLRASISKRHAMVAEARYVWTDMAKISSAALPAPIKTLLLTLA, from the coding sequence ATGACTTCAAGCCGCACTCCCTCACAATCAACTGACGCGATTTCAGAATCGCAGCCGCGGTATCGCGACCCCGAATTTTCTGCCGCTCTGATTGCCTGGCAAAAGCAGCATGGACGGCATGCCTTGCCGTGGCAGCAAAGCGATGATGCCTACCGTGTCTGGTTGTCTGAGATCATGTTGCAGCAGACCCAGGTGACGGCGGTGCTCCCGTATTACCAGCGTTTTTTGCAGAGTTTCCCTAGCGTGTTTGCGCTGGCAGAGGCTAGCTCCGAGCAGGTGATGGAACACTGGAGTGGCCTCGGTTACTACACGCGGGCGCGCAATCTGCACCAGTGTGCCAAGCTGGTGGTGGCGCAGTATCAGGGACAATTTCCGTCTGACCCAGTGTTACTGCAAGAATTACCGGGCATAGGTCGTTCTACCGCCGCTGCAATTTCGGCTTTTTCGTATGGCACGATCGCGGCTATTTTGGATGGCAATGTCAAGCGGGTCTTGGCCCGCGTGTTTGCGGTCGATGGCTACCCCGGCTCTAAACCGATAGAAGACGCGTTGTGGTTACGTGCCCAGGCGCTCTTACCGCAGCAGGACATACAAGCCTACACCCAGGGTTTGATGGATTTAGGCGCCACTCTGTGTACCCGCAACAGCCCCTCCTGTGAGCGCTGCCCTATGCAGACGCGCTGTCTGGCCTATGCGCAGGGGCGCACCGCCGAGCTGCCGGTACGTAAGCCTAAGAAGCTACAAAAACACAAACAGGCATTGATGCTGGTGTTGATCCATGAGGGCCAAGTCTTGCTGGAACAACGCCCTGATAGCGGGATTTGGGGCGGCTTGCTATCCTTGCCCGAGATCGGCGGTATGCGTGATTTTCAGGCGACCGAGGTGTTGGCGATGAGCGAGCAGTTACCGGCAGCGCGCCAGTTGTTTGGGCAATTTGGCGAGTTGACTGAGATGCTTGCCTTGCCTGATTTTAGCCATGTGTTTACCCATTTTAAATTGCATGTAACCCCGCTTCGAGCGAGCATTTCCAAACGACATGCGATGGTGGCTGAGGCGCGTTATGTTTGGACTGATATGGCAAAAATTTCATCGGCAGCCTTACCTGCGCCGATTAAAACTTTATTGCTGACGCTGGCGTAG